A genome region from Bufo gargarizans isolate SCDJY-AF-19 chromosome 2, ASM1485885v1, whole genome shotgun sequence includes the following:
- the LOC122925610 gene encoding tetraspanin-1-like produces the protein MHVSLFCIVAGIIMVILGFLGCYGALKEKRYLLLIFFLIMLALFICEIVAAVVVLAFADVADSIIKDKGLQSIKKTYYENDGKGLVAESWDAIMKKVST, from the exons ATGCACGTGAGCCTGTTCTGCATCGTTGCAGGAATTATTATGGTCATTTTGGGATTTTTAGGCTGCTACGGGGCCCTCAAGGAGAAGCGCTACCTACTATTAATT TTTTTCCTGATAATGCTGGCTCTGTTTATCTGTGAGATTGTGgcagctgttgtggttctggctTTCGCTGATGTG GCTGATAGCATTATAAAAGACAAAGGTCTGCAGTCTATCAAGAAGACCTATTATGAGAATGATGGCAAAGGACTGGTGGCTGAAAGCTGGGATGCTATTATGAAAAAGGTGAGTACCTGA